Proteins co-encoded in one Medicago truncatula cultivar Jemalong A17 chromosome 8, MtrunA17r5.0-ANR, whole genome shotgun sequence genomic window:
- the LOC11443543 gene encoding trafficking protein particle complex subunit 11 isoform X1, whose translation MEEYPEELRTPPITLTSLVGCPDLHPLISTYLLSQQPPINTLALPDLSKINLFNKKKPDPDSIGNTSQPPSIVNGILKRDWLLKHRTKIPSVVASLFATDRVFGDPSQWLQVCSDLDSIKSVVRARNIKLVVVLVHTNANDEVSEDRIIALRKRAELEAKYVVILNPNDDSEFQLSLNRLANIFSELSGVYYREEGRRVKQRIEKKNVSSVELIVRYCFKVAVYAEFRSDWTEAMKFYEEAYHTLREIVGVTTRLPAVQRLVEIKSVSEQLHFKISTLLLHSGKVTEAVTWFRQHKNTYKRLVGAPDAIFVHWEWMSRQYLVFGELLETSSKITQNFPPVILGSSSKPLSEWEYYPAYYYQLAAHYMSEKRSALELAISMSETPNEVNSGADSVVPSAYIGQFARLLEEGDNVDMLPLTDEEYTHYTVSEGKRFRDSLEIIALLKKAYESYSGMKIQRMSSFCGFQMAKEYFAEGDIVNAMQLFDSIASLYRKEGWVTLLWEVLGYLRECSRKNGTIKDFVEYSLEMAALPISFDTGVQRDTGPAGPANLRQREVLHKEVFELVGDASVSSKSEDSSNLKITADESVQLEVDLVSPLRLVMFVSVAFHEQTIKPGASTLITISLLSHLPLTVEIDQLEIQFNRSSCNFFITNAQNHQSVEGSDTQQQRTERAPSLLLVSNKWLRLTYNIQSDQSGKLECLSVIAKIGPHFTICCRAESPASLDSLPLWTLEDCIQTVPIKDAVLVFSGQKSTQVEEPDPQVDLCLGASGPALVGEVFLVPVTLVSKGHDVYSGELKINLVDVKGGGLFSPRDSEPYSMDSHHVQLLGISGPEGEDDSQLDSDNIKKIQQSFGLISVPFIKNGDSWSCRLEIKWHRPKPIMLYVSLGYTPNSGESNAQMVHVHKNLQIEGTTAIVINHHYLMPFRRDPLLLTKNKQVSDSEQNKQASESDQPESLPSNQKTVLIVSAKNCTEVPLRLKSLSVEEEDGVERTCSIQHGSEELSKPTLLVPGEEFKKVFSLSSNVNISKLRLGTVCLRWRRDMGVHEKSASTTTLSSWVVTKQKLPDKNVELPPLIVSMECPPYAILGDPFTYCIRILNQTQLLQEIKYSLADAQSFVLCGYHNDTVYVLPKSEHIVSYKLVPLASGMQQLPRFSMTSARYSASYQPSNSSNSVFVFPSKPHFKTAGSTNFRVEESVGNE comes from the exons ATGGAAGAATATCCAGAAGAATTACGAACACCACCAATAACCCTAACCTCCCTGGTAGGTTGCCCCGATCTTCATCCCTTAATCTCAACCTATCTATTATCACAACAACCACCAATCAACACGTTAGCACTTCCAGATTTATCCAAAATCAATCTCTTCAATAAGAAGAAACCAGATCCTGATTCAATCGGAAATACTTCTCAACCTCCCTCCATCGTTAACGGTATTTTGAAACGTGATTGGCTTCTTAAACACCGTACTAAGATTCCTTCCGTTGTTGCTTCGCTTTTTGCAACGGATCGTGTTTTTGGTGATCCTTCTCAGTGGCTTCAAGTTTGCTCTGATCTTGATTCCATCAA aagtGTTGTTCGTGCAAGGAATATTAAATTAGTTGTTGTACTTGTTCACACCAATGCAAATG ATGAGGTTAGCGAAGATAGAATAATTGCGTTACGGAAGCGAGCGGAATTAGAAGcaaaatatgttgttatattgaaCCCTAATGATGATTCAGAGTTTCAATTGTCTCTCAATAG GTTGGCGAATATATTTTCAGAATTATCGGGTGTGTATTATAGAGAAGAAGGAAGGAGGGTTAAACAGAGGATAGAGAAGAAGAATGTTAGCTCTGTTGAGTTGATTGTTCGCTACTGCTTCAAA GTTGCTGTATATGCAGAATTTCGAAGTGACTGGACAGAAGCAATGAAATTTTATGAGGAGGCCTATCATACACTGCGAGAG ATTGTTGGAGTGACAACAAGGTTACCAGCTGTACAACGCTTAGTTGAGATAAAATCTGTTTCTGAACAATTGCATTTCAAGATATCAACATTGTTACTGCATAGTGGGAAGGTTACAGAAGCAGTGACATGGTTCCGCCAGCACAAGAATACATATAAAAGGCTAGTTGGTGCTCCAGACGCAATATTTGTTCACTGGGAGTGGATGAGTAGACAATATTTGGTATTTGGTGAACTGTTGGAGACGAGTTCAAAAATCACTCAAAACTTTCCACCTGTTATTTTAGGCTCTTCATCCAAACCACTGTCAGAGTGGGAATATTATCCTGCTTATTACTATCAG TTAGCAGCTCACTACATGAGTGAAAAGAGGTCAGCACTGGAGCTTGCAATCTCAATGTCAGAAACTCCCAATGAGGTTAATAGCGGTGCTGATTCAGTTGTTCCTTCTGCGTATATCGGTCAGTTTGCTCGGTTACTTGAGGAAGGGGATAATGTTGATATGCTACC TCTCACTGATGAAGAGTACACCCATTATACTGTTTCTGAAGGAAAAAGGTTCCGAGATTCTCTTGAAATTATTGCTCTTCTAAAAAAAGCTTATGAATCTTACAGTGGTATGAAAATTCAGAGGATGAGTTCCTTTTGTGGGTTCCAGATGGCCAAAGAATATTTTgctgaaggtgatattgtcaaCGCAATGCAGCTTTTTGATAGTATTGCTAGTCTATACAGAAAAGAGGGATGGGTAACTTTATTGTGGGAGGTCCTGGGTTACTTGCGAGAGTGCTCACGGAAAAATGGTACTATTAAAGATTTTGTGGAGTATTCCCTTGAAATGGCCGCACTCCCAATATCATTCGATACCGGTGTCCAGAGAGACACTGGTCCAGCTGGTCCGGCAAATCTACGGCAAAGAGAAGTTTTACACAAGGAGGTTTTTGAGCTTGTTGGTGACGCTTCAGTGTCTTCAAAGAGTGAAGACTCTAGTAATCTCAAGATTACTGCTGATGAATCAGTTCAGCTTGAGGTTGATCTTGTCAGTCCGCTTAGGTTAGTCATGTTTGTGTCTGTTGCTTTCCATGAACAGACAATCAAGCCTGGAGCCTCAACTTTGATAACAATATCACTTCTTTCACACTTACCACTTACTGTTGAGATCGATCAATTAGAAATCCAGTTCAACCGATCTTCTTGTAATTTCTTCATAACAAATGCCCAAAATCATCAATCTGTAGAAGGCAGTGATACTCAACAGCAGAGAACAGAAAGAGCACCGTCTCTTTTGCTTGTATCTAATAAATGGCTACGGTTGACGTATAATATCCAATCTG ATCAAAGTGGAAAACTTGAATGCCTGTCTGTTATTGCGAAAATTGGACCACACTTCACAATCTGCTGCAGAGCTGAAAGTCCTGCTTCACTGGATAGCTTACCTCTCTGGACATTGGAGGATTGTATACAAACTGTTCCCATAAAAGATGCAGTGCTTGTGTTCTCTGGCCAGAAGTCTACCCAAGTGGAAGAACCAGATCCACAGGTAGATCTGTGTCTTGGTGCCTCAGGTCCTGCGCTAGTGGGAGAGGTTTTCCTGGTACCTGTAACATTGGTCTCCAAAGGCCATGATGTCTACTCCGGTGAATTGAAGATCAATCTTGTGGATGTGAAGGGAGGTGGCTTGTTTAGTCCAAGAGACTCCGAGCCATATTCTATGGACAGCCATCATGTTCAGCTGCTTGGTATATCTGGACCAGAAGGAGAAGATGATTCTCAATTAGATTCAgataatataaagaaaatacaaCAGTCATTTGGATTAATTTCTGTTCCCTTTATTAAAAATGGGGATTCTTGGTCATGCAGATTAGAAATTAAGTGGCACCGACCTAAACCCATCATGCTTTATGTATCTTTGGGTTATACTCCAAATAGTGGTGAATCAAATGCACAGATGGTCCATGTCCATAAGAACTTGCAAATTGAAGGGACCACTGCTATTGTTATTAACCACCATTACTTGATGCCATTCAGACGAGACCCATTGTTACTCACTAAGAACAAGCAGGTCTCGGACTCTGAACAGAACAAGCAAGCCTCAGAGTCTGATCAGCCAGAATCACTGCCCTCGAACCAAAAAACTGTGCTCATTGTTAGTGCGAAGAACTGCACTGAGGTTCCACTAAGGTTGAAGTCCCTTTCTGTAGAGGAAGAGGATGGTGTTGAAAGGACGTGTTCCATACAACATGGAAGTGAAGAGCTTTCAAAACCCACACTTCTAGTTCCAGGGGAAGAGTTCAAGAAAGTATTTTCACTCAGTTCCAATGTGAACATTTCAAAGCTCAGACTAGGAACTGTGTGTTTGAGATGGAGGAGGGACATGGGGGTTCATGAGAAATCTGCCTCTACCACAACATTGTCTTCTTGGGTTGTGACTAAACAAAAACTGCCGGATAAGAATGTGGAGTTACCGCCATTGATTGTGAGTATGGAATGTCCCCCTTATGCAATCTTGGGAGATCCCTTCACATACTGTATCAGAATTTTGAACCAGACGCAATTGCTGCAAGAAATCAAATACTCATTGGCAGATGCACAAAGTTTTGTGTTATGCGGGTATCATAATGACACTGTTTACGTTCTTCCAAAATCTGAACACATTGTCAGTTATAAACTTGTCCCACTTGCCTCAGGCATGCAACAGTTACCTAGATTTTCAATGACATCTGCAAGATACTCAGCATCATATCAGCCTTCAAACTCTTCAAACTCAGTTTTTGTTTTCCCTTCCAAACCTCATTTCAAAACCGCAGGCTCCACAAATTTTAGGGTGGAGGAGTCTGTAGGTAATGAATAA
- the LOC11443543 gene encoding trafficking protein particle complex subunit 11 isoform X2 has product MKFYEEAYHTLREIVGVTTRLPAVQRLVEIKSVSEQLHFKISTLLLHSGKVTEAVTWFRQHKNTYKRLVGAPDAIFVHWEWMSRQYLVFGELLETSSKITQNFPPVILGSSSKPLSEWEYYPAYYYQLAAHYMSEKRSALELAISMSETPNEVNSGADSVVPSAYIGQFARLLEEGDNVDMLPLTDEEYTHYTVSEGKRFRDSLEIIALLKKAYESYSGMKIQRMSSFCGFQMAKEYFAEGDIVNAMQLFDSIASLYRKEGWVTLLWEVLGYLRECSRKNGTIKDFVEYSLEMAALPISFDTGVQRDTGPAGPANLRQREVLHKEVFELVGDASVSSKSEDSSNLKITADESVQLEVDLVSPLRLVMFVSVAFHEQTIKPGASTLITISLLSHLPLTVEIDQLEIQFNRSSCNFFITNAQNHQSVEGSDTQQQRTERAPSLLLVSNKWLRLTYNIQSDQSGKLECLSVIAKIGPHFTICCRAESPASLDSLPLWTLEDCIQTVPIKDAVLVFSGQKSTQVEEPDPQVDLCLGASGPALVGEVFLVPVTLVSKGHDVYSGELKINLVDVKGGGLFSPRDSEPYSMDSHHVQLLGISGPEGEDDSQLDSDNIKKIQQSFGLISVPFIKNGDSWSCRLEIKWHRPKPIMLYVSLGYTPNSGESNAQMVHVHKNLQIEGTTAIVINHHYLMPFRRDPLLLTKNKQVSDSEQNKQASESDQPESLPSNQKTVLIVSAKNCTEVPLRLKSLSVEEEDGVERTCSIQHGSEELSKPTLLVPGEEFKKVFSLSSNVNISKLRLGTVCLRWRRDMGVHEKSASTTTLSSWVVTKQKLPDKNVELPPLIVSMECPPYAILGDPFTYCIRILNQTQLLQEIKYSLADAQSFVLCGYHNDTVYVLPKSEHIVSYKLVPLASGMQQLPRFSMTSARYSASYQPSNSSNSVFVFPSKPHFKTAGSTNFRVEESVGNE; this is encoded by the exons ATGAAATTTTATGAGGAGGCCTATCATACACTGCGAGAG ATTGTTGGAGTGACAACAAGGTTACCAGCTGTACAACGCTTAGTTGAGATAAAATCTGTTTCTGAACAATTGCATTTCAAGATATCAACATTGTTACTGCATAGTGGGAAGGTTACAGAAGCAGTGACATGGTTCCGCCAGCACAAGAATACATATAAAAGGCTAGTTGGTGCTCCAGACGCAATATTTGTTCACTGGGAGTGGATGAGTAGACAATATTTGGTATTTGGTGAACTGTTGGAGACGAGTTCAAAAATCACTCAAAACTTTCCACCTGTTATTTTAGGCTCTTCATCCAAACCACTGTCAGAGTGGGAATATTATCCTGCTTATTACTATCAG TTAGCAGCTCACTACATGAGTGAAAAGAGGTCAGCACTGGAGCTTGCAATCTCAATGTCAGAAACTCCCAATGAGGTTAATAGCGGTGCTGATTCAGTTGTTCCTTCTGCGTATATCGGTCAGTTTGCTCGGTTACTTGAGGAAGGGGATAATGTTGATATGCTACC TCTCACTGATGAAGAGTACACCCATTATACTGTTTCTGAAGGAAAAAGGTTCCGAGATTCTCTTGAAATTATTGCTCTTCTAAAAAAAGCTTATGAATCTTACAGTGGTATGAAAATTCAGAGGATGAGTTCCTTTTGTGGGTTCCAGATGGCCAAAGAATATTTTgctgaaggtgatattgtcaaCGCAATGCAGCTTTTTGATAGTATTGCTAGTCTATACAGAAAAGAGGGATGGGTAACTTTATTGTGGGAGGTCCTGGGTTACTTGCGAGAGTGCTCACGGAAAAATGGTACTATTAAAGATTTTGTGGAGTATTCCCTTGAAATGGCCGCACTCCCAATATCATTCGATACCGGTGTCCAGAGAGACACTGGTCCAGCTGGTCCGGCAAATCTACGGCAAAGAGAAGTTTTACACAAGGAGGTTTTTGAGCTTGTTGGTGACGCTTCAGTGTCTTCAAAGAGTGAAGACTCTAGTAATCTCAAGATTACTGCTGATGAATCAGTTCAGCTTGAGGTTGATCTTGTCAGTCCGCTTAGGTTAGTCATGTTTGTGTCTGTTGCTTTCCATGAACAGACAATCAAGCCTGGAGCCTCAACTTTGATAACAATATCACTTCTTTCACACTTACCACTTACTGTTGAGATCGATCAATTAGAAATCCAGTTCAACCGATCTTCTTGTAATTTCTTCATAACAAATGCCCAAAATCATCAATCTGTAGAAGGCAGTGATACTCAACAGCAGAGAACAGAAAGAGCACCGTCTCTTTTGCTTGTATCTAATAAATGGCTACGGTTGACGTATAATATCCAATCTG ATCAAAGTGGAAAACTTGAATGCCTGTCTGTTATTGCGAAAATTGGACCACACTTCACAATCTGCTGCAGAGCTGAAAGTCCTGCTTCACTGGATAGCTTACCTCTCTGGACATTGGAGGATTGTATACAAACTGTTCCCATAAAAGATGCAGTGCTTGTGTTCTCTGGCCAGAAGTCTACCCAAGTGGAAGAACCAGATCCACAGGTAGATCTGTGTCTTGGTGCCTCAGGTCCTGCGCTAGTGGGAGAGGTTTTCCTGGTACCTGTAACATTGGTCTCCAAAGGCCATGATGTCTACTCCGGTGAATTGAAGATCAATCTTGTGGATGTGAAGGGAGGTGGCTTGTTTAGTCCAAGAGACTCCGAGCCATATTCTATGGACAGCCATCATGTTCAGCTGCTTGGTATATCTGGACCAGAAGGAGAAGATGATTCTCAATTAGATTCAgataatataaagaaaatacaaCAGTCATTTGGATTAATTTCTGTTCCCTTTATTAAAAATGGGGATTCTTGGTCATGCAGATTAGAAATTAAGTGGCACCGACCTAAACCCATCATGCTTTATGTATCTTTGGGTTATACTCCAAATAGTGGTGAATCAAATGCACAGATGGTCCATGTCCATAAGAACTTGCAAATTGAAGGGACCACTGCTATTGTTATTAACCACCATTACTTGATGCCATTCAGACGAGACCCATTGTTACTCACTAAGAACAAGCAGGTCTCGGACTCTGAACAGAACAAGCAAGCCTCAGAGTCTGATCAGCCAGAATCACTGCCCTCGAACCAAAAAACTGTGCTCATTGTTAGTGCGAAGAACTGCACTGAGGTTCCACTAAGGTTGAAGTCCCTTTCTGTAGAGGAAGAGGATGGTGTTGAAAGGACGTGTTCCATACAACATGGAAGTGAAGAGCTTTCAAAACCCACACTTCTAGTTCCAGGGGAAGAGTTCAAGAAAGTATTTTCACTCAGTTCCAATGTGAACATTTCAAAGCTCAGACTAGGAACTGTGTGTTTGAGATGGAGGAGGGACATGGGGGTTCATGAGAAATCTGCCTCTACCACAACATTGTCTTCTTGGGTTGTGACTAAACAAAAACTGCCGGATAAGAATGTGGAGTTACCGCCATTGATTGTGAGTATGGAATGTCCCCCTTATGCAATCTTGGGAGATCCCTTCACATACTGTATCAGAATTTTGAACCAGACGCAATTGCTGCAAGAAATCAAATACTCATTGGCAGATGCACAAAGTTTTGTGTTATGCGGGTATCATAATGACACTGTTTACGTTCTTCCAAAATCTGAACACATTGTCAGTTATAAACTTGTCCCACTTGCCTCAGGCATGCAACAGTTACCTAGATTTTCAATGACATCTGCAAGATACTCAGCATCATATCAGCCTTCAAACTCTTCAAACTCAGTTTTTGTTTTCCCTTCCAAACCTCATTTCAAAACCGCAGGCTCCACAAATTTTAGGGTGGAGGAGTCTGTAGGTAATGAATAA